In Sordaria macrospora chromosome 3, complete sequence, a single genomic region encodes these proteins:
- a CDS encoding mitochondrial 54S ribosomal protein uL23m: protein MASVAKTGAEALRNAPFRVGKKQIFLPNHVITFVRPLPKQPPNLATFIVPLEFNKLDLRDYLYHVYNVEVTGVRSFVNQRMHEQRHGDFGNWRRPKSQKMMIAELAKPFVWPKPPAEDARDGFDYSTWKKQHKAQEDEKKFHAVRAQGEITVPSQYEVTKDRKAIKAQQSKLLSGEETWAPGKVNAFLNSKIVPEEEGWSEVEENMPLDEPAEESSNSKGPESKQ, encoded by the exons ATGGCCTCCGTAGCGAAGACGGGTGCAGAGGCACTTAGGAACGCCCCCTTCAGGGTGGGCAAGAAGCAGATCTTCCT GCCAAACCACGTCATCACATTCGTCCGCCCGCTCCCCAAGCAGCCGCCCAACCTCGCGACCTTCATCGTCCCCCTCGAGTTCAACAAGCTCGACCTGCGcgactacctctaccatgTCTACAACGTCGAGGTGACGGGCGTCCGCTCATTCGTCAACCAGCGCATGCACGAGCAGAGGCACGGCGACTTCGGCAACTGGCGCCGCCCCAAGTcgcagaagatgatgatcgCCGAGCTGGCCAAGCCGTTCGTCTGGCCCAAGCCGCCTGCCGAGGACGCCCGCGACGGGTTCGACTACAGCACGTGGAAGAAGCAGCACAAGGCGCAGGAGGACGAAAAGAAATTCCATGCCGTCAGGGCCCAGGGCGAAATCACCGTGCCGTCGCAGTATGAGGTGACCAAGGACcgcaaggccatcaaggcaCAGCAGAGCAAGCTTCTCTCGGGCGAGGAGACGTGGGCGCCCGGAAAGGTGAACGCATTCCTCAATTCGAAGATCgtgccggaggaggaagggtggtccgaggtggaagagaaCATGCCTTTGGACGAGCCGGCGGAGgagagcagcaacagcaagggTCCGGAGTCCAAGCAATAA